One Antarctobacter heliothermus DNA segment encodes these proteins:
- a CDS encoding ABC transporter permease, with protein MADLTKQGGIGDFLARQGILIAFVVFMVGFSVANARFIDPDNIMGVVRSSAIMGVMALGVTFVVISGNLDLSVGSMMSFSTIVVLDLHDKIGPALAIPAMFALTLCLGAFIGFLVGYLKLNSLIVTLGMLSAIHGLTLTWSGGKNMDIADKEGTWFKVFGQGDALGIPVPILLFALLAAVLGIMLAKTPFGRKVYAVGGNATAATFSGIRRARVVFTCYLLSAFCVATAGLIQASRSLGSQNTVGQGLELEVLAAVILGGASLMGGSGTIFKTVIGVLILGFIQNGLLLVGLQFYVQFVVTWVIIILAVWLDIAAKRGKLWSLIA; from the coding sequence ATGGCAGATCTGACGAAACAGGGGGGGATTGGCGACTTTCTTGCCCGGCAAGGAATCCTGATCGCCTTTGTGGTGTTCATGGTCGGCTTTTCGGTAGCGAATGCGCGCTTTATCGATCCTGACAACATCATGGGCGTGGTGCGGTCCTCTGCCATCATGGGAGTGATGGCGCTGGGGGTGACCTTTGTGGTGATCAGCGGCAATCTGGACCTGTCGGTGGGGTCGATGATGTCGTTCTCAACCATCGTGGTGCTGGATCTGCACGACAAGATCGGCCCGGCGCTGGCCATTCCCGCCATGTTCGCCCTGACGCTGTGTCTGGGCGCATTCATCGGCTTTCTGGTGGGGTATCTAAAGCTCAACTCGCTGATCGTCACTTTGGGGATGTTATCGGCCATTCATGGCCTGACACTGACTTGGTCGGGCGGCAAGAACATGGACATCGCCGACAAGGAAGGCACTTGGTTCAAGGTCTTTGGTCAGGGCGACGCATTGGGGATCCCGGTGCCGATCCTGCTGTTTGCGCTGCTGGCGGCGGTGTTGGGGATCATGCTGGCCAAGACGCCGTTCGGGCGCAAGGTTTACGCGGTGGGTGGCAATGCCACGGCGGCCACGTTTTCCGGCATCCGTCGTGCCCGTGTCGTGTTCACCTGTTACCTGCTCAGCGCGTTCTGTGTGGCCACCGCCGGACTGATACAGGCCAGCCGGTCACTGGGGTCGCAAAACACCGTGGGGCAGGGGTTAGAGCTGGAGGTTCTGGCCGCCGTCATCCTTGGCGGTGCGTCGCTGATGGGCGGCTCTGGCACGATCTTCAAGACGGTGATCGGCGTGCTGATCCTTGGCTTCATCCAGAACGGTTTGCTGCTGGTGGGTCTGCAATTCTACGTCCAGTTCGTCGTGACCTGGGTCATCATCATCCTTGCCGTCTGGCTGGATATTGCGGCCAAGCGCGGCAAGCTCTGGTCCCTGATCGCCTGA
- a CDS encoding SDR family oxidoreductase gives MARVSGRSCIVTGAAQGIGRAIGEALLDEGADVCFADINGGKVAEVAQANRERAQRAGGQVTHARVDVTSREQVRAMIVHAVDMFGKLDVKFNNAGVNKPMNFLDVTEENWRFITDVNGLGCLIGMQEAAQQFIRQGTPGKIINTASIASRQGFGNVAPYCASKWGVVSLTQSGARDLAQHDITVTGFAPGVVATEMWEQVDQDLMAIGAAERPGQAMEEFSAEILKGRVATPADITGTTTFLASKDSDYMTGQIVMIDGGMTLV, from the coding sequence ATGGCCCGTGTTTCCGGCCGTTCCTGCATCGTGACCGGTGCAGCCCAAGGCATTGGCCGCGCTATCGGTGAGGCGCTACTCGACGAAGGGGCCGATGTCTGTTTTGCCGACATCAATGGTGGCAAGGTCGCCGAGGTGGCGCAGGCCAATCGGGAAAGGGCACAGCGCGCCGGGGGGCAAGTGACCCATGCGCGGGTCGACGTAACCAGCCGGGAGCAGGTGCGGGCGATGATCGTTCACGCGGTTGATATGTTCGGCAAGCTGGACGTCAAGTTCAACAATGCCGGCGTCAACAAGCCGATGAATTTCCTGGACGTTACCGAGGAAAACTGGCGCTTTATCACGGATGTGAACGGGCTGGGTTGTCTGATTGGCATGCAGGAGGCCGCGCAGCAATTCATCCGGCAGGGCACGCCCGGCAAGATCATCAACACCGCCTCTATTGCCAGCCGTCAGGGATTCGGGAATGTTGCGCCATATTGCGCCTCCAAGTGGGGTGTGGTGTCACTGACGCAGTCGGGCGCACGTGATCTGGCGCAGCATGATATCACCGTCACCGGGTTTGCGCCGGGGGTGGTGGCCACCGAAATGTGGGAACAGGTCGATCAGGATCTGATGGCGATTGGCGCGGCAGAGCGTCCGGGTCAGGCGATGGAGGAATTCTCTGCCGAGATCCTGAAGGGCCGTGTTGCAACGCCCGCGGACATCACCGGAACGACGACGTTCCTGGCATCAAAGGACAGCGACTACATGACCGGCCAGATCGTGATGATCGATGGCGGCATGACGCTGGTGTGA
- a CDS encoding sugar ABC transporter substrate-binding protein, protein MNIRKTLAATTAAAALALGGAAWADTMKIGITQNNVGVDSYQTTYEKAFIEAAEANDNVEVIVLDAGGDVARQIAQIEDLIQQGVDAIIIWPTNGEAVIPAVRKAHNAGIPVIVTNSNIADAGFDFVASFSGPDNITQGARSAEIMCDKFKDMGIETEAQVVHITGQPGYTTAIERAKGFEDRLPEVCPDVTIVDTQPGDWNREKSQKVMEAFLVKYDDIDGVYAGDDNMGVGALNAAKAAGRDGIIFVGATNFAVGYEAMERGEYWGSIYQSPVDDAKAALKTAIETLEGKDLPFLNYFDTPKITQDNMGDYTKPVF, encoded by the coding sequence ATGAACATTCGCAAGACACTGGCCGCCACCACCGCCGCTGCTGCACTGGCCTTGGGCGGTGCGGCCTGGGCCGATACCATGAAAATCGGCATCACCCAGAACAATGTCGGCGTCGACAGCTATCAGACGACCTACGAAAAGGCCTTTATCGAGGCGGCAGAGGCGAACGATAATGTCGAGGTCATCGTTCTGGATGCGGGTGGCGACGTGGCGCGCCAGATTGCCCAGATCGAGGATCTGATCCAGCAAGGCGTCGATGCCATTATCATCTGGCCAACCAATGGCGAGGCGGTCATTCCCGCTGTCCGCAAGGCGCACAACGCCGGTATTCCGGTGATTGTCACCAATTCGAACATCGCCGATGCGGGCTTTGATTTCGTGGCGTCCTTTTCTGGTCCCGACAACATCACACAGGGCGCGCGGTCGGCGGAAATCATGTGTGACAAATTCAAGGACATGGGCATCGAGACAGAGGCGCAAGTGGTCCACATCACCGGCCAGCCGGGCTACACCACCGCGATTGAGCGCGCCAAGGGCTTTGAGGATCGTCTGCCAGAGGTCTGCCCCGACGTGACCATCGTCGACACGCAGCCGGGCGACTGGAACCGCGAAAAGTCGCAAAAGGTGATGGAGGCGTTCCTCGTCAAATACGACGACATCGACGGTGTTTATGCGGGTGACGACAACATGGGTGTCGGCGCACTGAACGCGGCCAAGGCGGCCGGACGCGATGGCATCATCTTTGTCGGGGCGACCAACTTTGCCGTCGGCTATGAGGCGATGGAACGGGGCGAATACTGGGGCTCAATCTATCAGTCGCCGGTGGATGACGCCAAGGCGGCGCTGAAGACGGCCATCGAGACTTTGGAAGGCAAGGACTTGCCGTTCCTGAATTACTTCGACACGCCGAAAATCACTCAGGACAACATGGGCGATTACACCAAGCCGGTCTTCTGA